The following proteins come from a genomic window of Ictidomys tridecemlineatus isolate mIctTri1 chromosome 9, mIctTri1.hap1, whole genome shotgun sequence:
- the Ucp1 gene encoding mitochondrial brown fat uncoupling protein 1, with protein sequence MVSPTASDVHPTMGIKIVSAGVSACLADVITFPLDTAKVRLQIQGEFPVSSGITYKGVLGTITTLAKTEGPMKLYSGLPAGLQRQISFASLRIGLYDSVQEFFTSGDETPSLGSKISAGLTTGGVAVFIGQPTEVVKVRLQAQSHLHGLKPRYTGTYNAYRIIATTESFRSLWKGTTPNLLRNVIINCTELVTYDLMKGALVRNKILADDVPCHLLSAFVAGFCTTLLSSPADVVKTRFINSPPGQYTSVPRCAMTMLHQEGPSAFFKGFLPSFLRLASWNLIMFVSFEQLKRELMKSRQTVDCAT encoded by the exons ATGGTGAGCCCCACGGCCTCCGACGTGCACCCGACCATGGGCATCAAGATCGTCTCAGCCGGAGTGTCAGCCTGCTTGGCGGATGTGATCACCTTCCCGCTGGACACCGCCAAAGTCCGGCTACAG ATCCAAGGCGAATTCCCTGTCTCCAGCGGTATTACGTATAAAGGAGTCCTGGGAACAATCACCACCCTGGCCAAAACTGAAGGGCCCATGAAACTGTACAGCGGGCTGCCCGCGGGACTGCAAAGGCAAATCAGCTTCGCCTCTCTTAGGATCGGCCTCTATGATTCTGTCCAGGAGTTCTTCACCTCAGGGGATGAAA CACCCAGCTTGGGAAGCAAAATCTCAGCCGGACTCACAACTGGAGGAGTGGCAGTGTTCATTGGGCAGCCCACCGAGGTGGTGAAGGTCAGGCTCCAAGCACAGAGCCACCTACACGGTCTCAAACCTCGCTACACCGGGACCTACAACGCGTACAGAATTATAGCAACAACAGAGAGCTTCAGGAGTCTTTGGAAAG ggaCTACTCCTAATCTGTTGAGAAATGTCATCATCAATTGCACAGAGTTGGTAACATATGACCTGATGAAGGGGGCTCTTGTGAGAAACAAAATCCTAGCAG ATGATGTCCCCTGCCACCTGCTGTCCGCTTTCGTCGCTGGATTTTGCACCACACTCCTGTCCTCGCCTGCTGATGTAGTGAAGACCAGATTTATTAACTCTCCGCCAGGGCAGTATACCAGCGTGCCCAGATGTGCAATGACAATGCTCCACCAGGAAGGGCCGTCGGCATTTTTCAAAGG ATTTCTACCTTCCTTCCTGCGACTGGCATCCTGGAACCTCATTATGTTCGTGAGCTTTGAACAGCTGAAACGAGAATTGATGAAGTCCAGGCAGACAGTGGACTGCGCCACATGA